From Bradysia coprophila strain Holo2 chromosome IV unlocalized genomic scaffold, BU_Bcop_v1 contig_5, whole genome shotgun sequence, one genomic window encodes:
- the LOC119071802 gene encoding viral IAP-associated factor homolog, which translates to MQNPNEDTEWNDVLRQKGIIPEKEKGITEDDIIKMMEQTIEDKQKSREKELSELDLDGLDELEDSEDEAVLLEYRNRRIAEMRALAEKSKFGFVREISGQDYIEEVNKAGEGIYVVLHLYKQGIQLCALINQFMADLATRFPHTKFLKAISTTCIPNFPEKNLPSIFIYFEGNIKKQIIGPVELRGEKLTAAEFEYLLGLYAAIPTSIKEDPRPAVKDKLMADLADNNDW; encoded by the exons ATGCAG AATCCGAATGAAGACACTGAATGGAATGATGTTCTACGTCAGAAGGGAATCATTCCGGAGAAGGAGAAAGGAATCACCGAAGATGACATCATTAAAATGATGGAACAGACCATTGAGGATAAGCAAAAGTCGA GAGAAAAGGAATTGTCTGAACTGGATCTGGATGGTCTCGACGAACTGGAAGATTCTGAAGATGAGGCAGTGCTTTTGGAATACAGAAACCGGAGGATAGCTGAAATGAGAGCACTGGCTGAAAAGAGTAAATTTGGTTTCGTACGGGAAATATCTGGTCAGGACTATATTGAGGAAGTGAACAAAGCTGGCGAAGGGATCTATGTCGTGTTGCATTT ATATAAGCAAGGAATTCAGCTATGTGCGTTGATCAACCAATTCATGGCCGATCTGGCCACTCGTTTTCCGCATACAAAATTCCTGAAGGCAATATCAACCACCTGCATACCAAATTTTCCGGAGAAAAATCTGCCCAGCATTTTCATCTACTTTGAGGGCAATATTAAGAAGCAAATCATTGGACCAGTTGAACTGCGAGGAGAAAAACTTACAGCCGCCG AATTCGAATATCTACTGGGTCTGTACGCTGCTATTCCAACGAGCATAAAGGAAGATCCACGACCAGCTGTCAAAGATAAACTTATGGCTGACTTGGCCGATAACAATGACTGGTAA
- the LOC119071818 gene encoding cAMP-regulated phosphoprotein 19 isoform X2, protein MSTDIDNAAKATEKAMEKLEEEKLRAKYPTVGSGLRGDGPGGHSAFLQKRLQKGQKYFDSGDYQMAKQKGGGIKQVFANKVGGVPTGDAIPTPESVPARKTSIIQPCNKYPPS, encoded by the exons ATGAGTACTGACATAGATAATGCCGCAAAGGCAACCGAG AAAGCAATGGAAAAGTTAGAGGAAGAAAAACTCCGAGCAAAATATCCGACAGTTGGCAGCGGTCTGCGTGGTGACGGCCCCGGTGGACACTCAGCGTTCCTACAGAAGCGGCTACAGAAAGGA caaaaatatttcgattcgGGTGACTATCAAATGGCCAAACAGAAGGGCGGCGGTATTAAGCAAGTGTTCGCCAACAAAGTGGGAGGAGTGCCCACCGGTGATGCCATTCCGACGCCAGAAAGTGTTCCAGCGAGAAAAACATCTATAATACAGCCATGCAACAAATACCCTCCCAGTTAG
- the LOC119071818 gene encoding cAMP-regulated phosphoprotein 19 isoform X1, with product MSTDIDNAAKATEQKAMEKLEEEKLRAKYPTVGSGLRGDGPGGHSAFLQKRLQKGQKYFDSGDYQMAKQKGGGIKQVFANKVGGVPTGDAIPTPESVPARKTSIIQPCNKYPPS from the exons ATGAGTACTGACATAGATAATGCCGCAAAGGCAACCGAG CAGAAAGCAATGGAAAAGTTAGAGGAAGAAAAACTCCGAGCAAAATATCCGACAGTTGGCAGCGGTCTGCGTGGTGACGGCCCCGGTGGACACTCAGCGTTCCTACAGAAGCGGCTACAGAAAGGA caaaaatatttcgattcgGGTGACTATCAAATGGCCAAACAGAAGGGCGGCGGTATTAAGCAAGTGTTCGCCAACAAAGTGGGAGGAGTGCCCACCGGTGATGCCATTCCGACGCCAGAAAGTGTTCCAGCGAGAAAAACATCTATAATACAGCCATGCAACAAATACCCTCCCAGTTAG
- the LOC119071777 gene encoding uncharacterized protein LOC119071777 isoform X1, giving the protein MQNDMIIDHHVRSKGLQMSGKRSWKEMSKRQQSDEEMCHNDSVERVNGRLDSSIAKRRRKFIEQPSLTNVELEQLRLECSLLKVINKSLKDDNESLRMVNRILGNNYDMLKERLELVQSEHRSQLTHLEYTSQILESSSTNKHDRSNQHDDSSESSATYNKRRRFEGNGRGTDLQIVLRTGSTSSEGEFSSDVSTANDKCTSETEEFDHSDAVDNDVNGTEDVDHFNANGSDMSGDSEDDDVELIATDSEPICIDLSDSSNENDDCEDDKGNEDGTSENLDNDSFGNESLSDDFLKPLSQYSIVGRLSNASQSQKE; this is encoded by the exons atgcaGAACGATATGATCATCGATCATCATGTGCGGTCTAAAGGGCTGCAAATGAGTGGCAAAAGATCTTGGAAAGAAATGTCGAAGAGACAGCAGTCGGATGAGGAAATGTGTCATAACGACAGCGTGGAAAGGGTAAACGGTCGATTGGACAGTTCCATTGCAAAGAGAcgaagaaaattcattgaacAACCATCATTAACAAACGTGGAATTAGAACAATTACGCCTGGAATGTTCTCTGTTAAAAGTCATTAATAAAAGTCTGAAGGACGACAATGAAAGTCTACGGATGGTCAATAGGATATTGGGGAATAATTACGATATGTTGAAAGAACGTTTGGAACTCGTACAATCGGAACATCGATCACAGTTAACACATTTGGAATATACCTCTCAGATCCTTGAAAGTTCGAGTACAAATAAACATGATCGTTCCAATCAACATGATGATTCTTCCGAATCTTCAGCAACATACAATAAACGCAGACGGTTTGAGGGTAACGGAAGAGGCACTGATTTGCAGATTGTTCTAAGAACCGGCAGCACATCTTCAGAAGGTGAATTTTCCAGTGACGTTAGCACTGCTAACGACAAATGCACGAGTGAAACGGAAGAATTCGATCATTCTGATGCTGTGGACAACGATGTGAACGGAACGGAAGACGTTGATCATTTCAATGCTAATGGCAGTGACATGAGTGGAGATTCGGAAGACGATGACGTAGAATTGATTGC AACTGATTCCGAACCGATCTGTATTGATTTGAGTGACAGCAGCAATGAAAATGACGACTGTGAAGATGATAAAGGGAATGAAGATGGAACATCGGAAAACCTCGATAACGATTCGTTTGGAAATGAATCACTGAGCGACGA TTTCCTAAAACCATTATCACAATACTCAATTGTGGGGAGACTATCGAATGCCTCTCAGAGTCAAAAG GAATGA
- the LOC119071777 gene encoding protein PFC0760c-like isoform X2: protein MQNDMIIDHHVRSKGLQMSGKRSWKEMSKRQQSDEEMCHNDSVERVNGRLDSSIAKRRRKFIEQPSLTNVELEQLRLECSLLKVINKSLKDDNESLRMVNRILGNNYDMLKERLELVQSEHRSQLTHLEYTSQILESSSTNKHDRSNQHDDSSESSATYNKRRRFEGNGRGTDLQIVLRTGSTSSEGEFSSDVSTANDKCTSETEEFDHSDAVDNDVNGTEDVDHFNANGSDMSGDSEDDDVELIATDSEPICIDLSDSSNENDDCEDDKGNEDGTSENLDNDSFGNESLSDDDPLNAVS, encoded by the exons atgcaGAACGATATGATCATCGATCATCATGTGCGGTCTAAAGGGCTGCAAATGAGTGGCAAAAGATCTTGGAAAGAAATGTCGAAGAGACAGCAGTCGGATGAGGAAATGTGTCATAACGACAGCGTGGAAAGGGTAAACGGTCGATTGGACAGTTCCATTGCAAAGAGAcgaagaaaattcattgaacAACCATCATTAACAAACGTGGAATTAGAACAATTACGCCTGGAATGTTCTCTGTTAAAAGTCATTAATAAAAGTCTGAAGGACGACAATGAAAGTCTACGGATGGTCAATAGGATATTGGGGAATAATTACGATATGTTGAAAGAACGTTTGGAACTCGTACAATCGGAACATCGATCACAGTTAACACATTTGGAATATACCTCTCAGATCCTTGAAAGTTCGAGTACAAATAAACATGATCGTTCCAATCAACATGATGATTCTTCCGAATCTTCAGCAACATACAATAAACGCAGACGGTTTGAGGGTAACGGAAGAGGCACTGATTTGCAGATTGTTCTAAGAACCGGCAGCACATCTTCAGAAGGTGAATTTTCCAGTGACGTTAGCACTGCTAACGACAAATGCACGAGTGAAACGGAAGAATTCGATCATTCTGATGCTGTGGACAACGATGTGAACGGAACGGAAGACGTTGATCATTTCAATGCTAATGGCAGTGACATGAGTGGAGATTCGGAAGACGATGACGTAGAATTGATTGC AACTGATTCCGAACCGATCTGTATTGATTTGAGTGACAGCAGCAATGAAAATGACGACTGTGAAGATGATAAAGGGAATGAAGATGGAACATCGGAAAACCTCGATAACGATTCGTTTGGAAATGAATCACTGAGCGACGA CGATCCGTTGAATGCAGTTTCCTAA
- the LOC119071789 gene encoding tubulin polyglutamylase complex subunit 2, whose translation MSAVLVPKSSPEDAFYENLTLNLKKVLNNIPRITNVTLEKRQPCERATVATWEQRHNVYLPDDMKRFYLSTDGFLLHWSYQYSPEDTRRVGFLSIPHLLQINLLRENVEPTVTSSPPAPYLKHGQDVSASQPNLNLRSKIFELSNICDTAKICIIYETPETANPKIFLLETLSHKWHFLADSFTEYQRMSIAHLGLPYWELCFSTCGLPSWAEQLYLLLAPHLLEKNEPRRSRTLLASHEQPPYNQLDPSIFRLKPKCVRPNQKPK comes from the exons ATGAGTGCCGTACTCGTACCAAAGTCATCACCGGAGGACGCtttctatgaaaatttaacACTAAATCTGAAGAAAGTACTGAACAACATTCCGAGAATAACAAATGTTACACTGGAGAAGAGACAACCATGTGAACGAGCCACTGTTGCTACGTGGGAACAACGGCACAATGTTTACTTACCGGATGATATGAAACGTTTCTACTTATCGACGGATGGATTTTTGTTGCATTGGTCGTACCAGTATTCac CTGAAGATACCAGGCGAGTGGGATTTTTATCGATTCCACATCTgttgcaaataaatttattacgaGAAAATGTCGAACCAACGGTGACTTCTTCACCGCCTGCACCGTATCTGAAGCATGGACAAGACGTTTCTGCAAGTCAACCGAATTTGAATCTTCGATCGAAGATTTTCGAACTGAGCAATATTTGCGATACCGCTAAG ATTTGCATAATTTACGAGACGCCGGAGACAGCAAACCCGAAAATTTTCCTCCTGGAAACCCTGTCTCACAAATGGCATTTTCTGGCCGACAGTTTCACCGAATACCAACGCATGTCGATAGCTCATTTGGGACTGCCGTACTGGGAATTATGCTTTTCAACTTGCGGACTACCGTCCTGGGCCGAGCAATTGTATCTGCTATTAGCACCACACCTTCTGGAAAAAAATGAACCTCGTCGGAGTCGAACATTGCTAGCCAGTCATGAACAGCCACCGTACAATCAACTTGATCCGTCAATATTTCGATTAAAGCCGAAATGTGTTCGACCGaatcaaaaaccgaaatga